The Devosia sp. genome segment CTCGAACGCATGGGCCTGGTCATCCGGCAGCCCAACAAGGGCGTCCAGGTCCGTGATTATTCGATCAGCGAGATTGAAGAGCTCTACGAAATCCGCGACTGCCTGGAACGCCGTGCTGCATCGCGATTCTCCCAGCCCGCCGACAAGGCCCTGGTGGATCAGCTCACCGACATCGCCGCCCGCCACCGCGACGCTTCACGCGCCCAGCGTTACGCCGATGTTTTTTCGCTCAACAACAGTTTTCACGAGGTCCTCTATCGGGCCGCCGGTAACCAGCAGCTGGCCGATGCCATCCTGCAATATACCTTTGCGACCCATCCCATCCGGACCCGGGCTTTTCCCAGCGAGGAACTGCGCGAAATCGCAATCGCGGAACACTTCGAAATGATTGAGGCCATCGCGCGGGGCGAGGGGCGTCTGCTCGGCGACATCATCGGGCGCCATATCTCCGGGCCGAAGGATTTCTACCTGCGCGCTACCTATATCCAGGGCTCAATCTGACCCGGCCGGCTGCGACAGGAACCAGGCGACAAGCTCGGCCGCATTGGCCACCCCCGCCGATCGCGCCAGCCTCAGGCGATGGGCCTCGATGGTCCGCTGTGACAGATCAAGTTCTGCCGCAATGGCAGCATTGGTCTTGCCCTGCGCCACCAATGTCATGATCTGCCTCTGCCGCCCGGTCAGCCGGTACGTCGTGTCCGACACTGGCCGGCTCATCGGCTCAAAACAGTAGAGGGCCGCCGCGAAGGGATCGCTGGCATCGCGCGCCCGCCCGTTGACGCGGCACCAGAACCGCTTGCCCCCGGCCCCCGCCATGATGCGCTCATCGTGATAGACGGCCCCGCCCGGCAGGTGATGGCGCCACATGTCCCCGGTCCGCACAAAGTCGGCAATGGCCGGATAGAGCCGTGAAAAACTCGTGTCGACCACTTCCGCACGCTGGTAGCCGAACAGGGCGGCGAACTCGTCATTGCAATCACGGATGATGCGGTGCGTGGCAAAAACCATCGGCACCGGCATGTCCGCCAGGGTAAAGCCGGGCACTGTGCTCATGCCGTATAAATACGACTAACCAGCCAGACGCCGCAAGACTTAGCCTGATGGCAACGTCCGAAAATGGATGGGAGGAAATCATGCGGAAACTCCGCTCGACCGTCGCCGAGGCCCTTGAGGGCGTCCTGGCGGACGGCATGACCATCATGTCCGGAGGCTTTGGCCTGTGCGGCATTCCCGAGGCGCTGATCGAAGGCGTCGAGCGCTCGGGCGCCAGGGACCTCACGGTCATCTCCAACAATGCCGGTGTCGACGGCATCGGGCTCGGCCGCCTCCTGGCCACGCGCCAGATCCGCAAGATGATCTCGTCCTATGTGGGCGAAAACAAGCTCTTTGCCGAGCAATATCTCTCCGGTGATCTCGAACTCGAGTTCAACCCCCAGGGCACCCTGGCCGAGCGCATCCGCGCCGGTGGCGCGGGCATCCCGGCCTTCTTCACCAAGACCGGCGTTGGCACCATGATTGCCGAGGGCAAGGATGTCCGCAGCTTCAA includes the following:
- a CDS encoding GntR family transcriptional regulator, which gives rise to MRAAKSLQEQSKNWDSVYRDLQRQIIAGQLRPRERLVEDEIIARTDATRHAVRKAFDELERMGLVIRQPNKGVQVRDYSISEIEELYEIRDCLERRAASRFSQPADKALVDQLTDIAARHRDASRAQRYADVFSLNNSFHEVLYRAAGNQQLADAILQYTFATHPIRTRAFPSEELREIAIAEHFEMIEAIARGEGRLLGDIIGRHISGPKDFYLRATYIQGSI
- a CDS encoding PAS and helix-turn-helix domain-containing protein, which encodes MSTVPGFTLADMPVPMVFATHRIIRDCNDEFAALFGYQRAEVVDTSFSRLYPAIADFVRTGDMWRHHLPGGAVYHDERIMAGAGGKRFWCRVNGRARDASDPFAAALYCFEPMSRPVSDTTYRLTGRQRQIMTLVAQGKTNAAIAAELDLSQRTIEAHRLRLARSAGVANAAELVAWFLSQPAGSD
- a CDS encoding CoA transferase subunit A: MRKLRSTVAEALEGVLADGMTIMSGGFGLCGIPEALIEGVERSGARDLTVISNNAGVDGIGLGRLLATRQIRKMISSYVGENKLFAEQYLSGDLELEFNPQGTLAERIRAGGAGIPAFFTKTGVGTMIAEGKDVRSFNGEDYVMETGLVADVSLVHAFKGDAEGNLVYRMTARNFNPMMATAGRVTIAEVEHLVPTGTLDPDHIHTPGIFVDRLVHVPAPAKHIEQRTVRSRSEEIA